DNA from Thermodesulfobacteriota bacterium:
TTCAGCTCGGCGTCGAGCCGCGCCTTCACCTCGTCGAGGAGGTCGAGGACGGCGACCTGCTCCTCGCGGGTGGCCTCGAACCAGGTCGCGACGTGGCGCCGGGGAATGATCAGGGTGTGCCCGGGGTTGACGGGGTAGCCGTCGCGGAAGGCTACGGCGAGGGCGTTCTCGGCCACGAGCTCGCGGCCATGGCGGTCGCAGAAGGGGCAGGGAAGGCGGGGATCAGGGATCGGGGGCTGGGGGCCAAGAGAGCGGGGGTCAGGAGGCTGGGGCTGGGGGGCGACTGGGGAGGCCATGCCGGGGGCGGCGGCGCGACGCCCTGCTGCCTCGCCTCCGTGCCCGAGCGTTCGCCCCATCGCCTTCCCTCCCGGTGAGCCTGTCCACTTCTTATCGTCCATTTCACTGTCTGGTCAAGGCCTGAAAGGACTTCACCCGTCGAGGCCCGTGCCGTTCTCGGTAGACCCGGCCAAGTTGGACCGGCGGACGGCCGCTCCACGGTGCCCCACTGTGACGGCTGGACCAGCAGGGAGCCGGATTCTCGGCATCGGAACCTTTCTGCCCTTCTGTGACACTTCCCCTTGGAGAGCCAGTGCCGTCCCACCTCCGCAGGTCCCCCCCAACCTCACCCCTCGCCTGAGAGCAGCGCCGGTGCCGGGTGCCGCGTTCCGCGTTGGAAGGCCGAAACGACGGCGCGGTGGGCTTCGGGTTCGCGGCCAGTCGCCGCGTTGGTTTCTGCCTTGCGCACGGCGGCATCCGGTCCTGCCTGCCCGAGAACGTCGCGGTAGGGATGAGTCTCCGGCCCCTTGCGCCTGCCGGTCACCGGTTTCGCCGGTTGATCAGGTTCACAACCACCCGTGTGAGCACGTCCTTCTCCTCAGGCCGGCTCTCGGCGATGAGGAGCGTCATGGCGAAAATCGGAGACGACGCGGAGCAGGGCCGTCGCCTCCTCGCCGGAGAGCTCCCGGCGCTCGGCCACGTCGGCCACGAGCCGCACCGCCTGCTGGAGCTCCTTGAGCCGCTTCGCGTTGACCGTGTAGCCTCGGACCAGGTACTCGCGCAGCACGCGGGTCGCCCAGATGCGGAACTGGGTGCCCCGCTTCGACTTCACCCGGTAGCCGACAGAGATGATGACGTCGAGGCTGTAAAAGGCGGTGGGTTTGGTCGAACCAGCAATATGCATTTTCTGCATATTGCTACCGGGTTCGAGCTCACTCTCCGCGAACACATTCCGCAGATGACGCGAAACCACGGACTGGTCCCGTTGGAAGAGCTCCGCCATCTGGGCTTGGGTGAGCCAGACCGTGTCCCGGTCCAGGCGCACCTCCAGCCCCGGTGTTCCGTCGGCCGCTTCGTAGAGGACAACCTCGCCCCGCGTCGCCGCGGAGGCCGGCTCAGGGGGCGCTGGGGGATGTTCGGTCTCTCCGGAGCGTGGAACCAACATTATTCCCTCCGGCCGCACTCGGACACGGGCGGTCAGCATGCTACCACCGACACGCCGCATGCCTCATCCCCCAAGAGGGTGAGTCTTGGACTCAAGGCGTGGGGCCCGGTGTTGCCGCTCGGCGGGAGGATGGGGCGCGGCCCCGGCCGGCGCACAGGTGCGCGAGGCGATGGACCCGGGGGCCAGGGGTCGGGATTGGGGGGGAAAGCGGATCTCGGCTCCTCCCCGTTTGGCGGGTCGGAACCCCCCGGGCCAAGCCGGCCCCAGAGGCGCCGGTATTTTCGCAGCCGCGCCCAGTCCCGGTCGCTGGGTTCGGCGAGGCGCCCCAGGTCCATGTTGTCTTCCAGGTCGGCACGCTTGATCCGGCGCGCCAGGGGATGGGCCTCGACCCGGGCGATGTAGGCTGATGCGAGGGGCTGGCTGCCCATCCCACTTCCGCTGAAACACCCCCCGGCTTCGTCAGCGCGACCCTACTCGGCCCCCGGCGGGCCCGCCATGCCCTGGTGCACGAGCGCCACGTCTCTTGGCTCCCAGGAACCACTGCCACCGGCCCAGCGGGATCTCGCAGTCCGCGACTTCCTGGGACTTCTGGCTCTTCCACCACCGCAACGCTATACTGCGCCCAAGTCTTCGGCACAGGGATTCGCATGGTGGATGCAGACGTCCTCACCAAGACAGTTGCACGGCTCGTCGACGAGTTCCATCCGGAACGAGTCATCCTGTTCGGTTCGCAGGCCAGGGGCACCGCGGACAGCCGAAGCGACGTCGACCTGCTCGTCGTCTGCCGCGACCCGGGAGA
Protein-coding regions in this window:
- the rhuM gene encoding RhuM family protein is translated as MLVPRSGETEHPPAPPEPASAATRGEVVLYEAADGTPGLEVRLDRDTVWLTQAQMAELFQRDQSVVSRHLRNVFAESELEPGSNMQKMHIAGSTKPTAFYSLDVIISVGYRVKSKRGTQFRIWATRVLREYLVRGYTVNAKRLKELQQAVRLVADVAERRELSGEEATALLRVVSDFRHDAPHRREPA